From Methanosarcina lacustris Z-7289, one genomic window encodes:
- a CDS encoding proteasome assembly chaperone family protein, with protein MQQSTLVRLKENLELKSPILVVGLPGVGLVGKLVAEHLVDELGAEKIMEVYSPHFPPQVLINKDCTVRPVSNTIYHGKVNENDVLFLVGDHQSTTSQGHYELCSLYLDIAEELKVPRIYTLGGYPTGKLTYEDTVLGVANSTKLIEELKKYGVEFRESEPSGGIVGASGLLVAFSGMRGIDAACLMGMTPGYLMDPKSAQSLLKVLCNIFGIEVNTDSLKKKAEEMENILEKLKEKEEQQNYPEIKPTDEDLRYIG; from the coding sequence ATGCAGCAAAGTACACTTGTCCGCCTGAAAGAGAACCTTGAGCTCAAAAGCCCTATACTGGTAGTCGGACTTCCGGGAGTGGGGCTTGTGGGCAAGCTGGTGGCAGAACATCTGGTAGATGAACTTGGGGCTGAAAAGATTATGGAAGTTTATTCTCCGCATTTTCCCCCTCAGGTCCTTATCAATAAAGATTGCACGGTCCGTCCGGTAAGCAACACCATATACCACGGGAAAGTAAACGAAAACGATGTTCTATTTCTTGTAGGGGACCACCAGAGCACTACCTCACAGGGACATTATGAACTCTGCTCCCTTTATCTGGACATTGCAGAGGAACTTAAAGTACCCAGGATATACACCCTTGGAGGCTACCCTACCGGCAAACTGACCTATGAAGATACAGTCCTTGGGGTTGCCAACAGCACAAAACTGATCGAAGAGCTTAAGAAATACGGGGTAGAGTTCAGGGAATCGGAACCAAGCGGTGGAATCGTAGGAGCATCCGGCTTGCTTGTGGCTTTCAGCGGGATGAGGGGCATAGATGCCGCCTGCCTTATGGGAATGACACCCGGATACCTTATGGACCCTAAAAGTGCCCAGTCTCTTTTGAAGGTTCTGTGCAATATTTTCGGGATCGAGGTAAACACGGATTCCCTTAAGAAAAAAGCCGAGGAAATGGAGAATATCCTCGAAAAGTTGAAAGAAAAAGAAGAGCAGCAGAACTATCCTGAAATAAAACCCACGGATGAAGACCTGCGCTATATAGGATAA
- a CDS encoding TIGR00375 family protein produces MKVNADLHLHSKYSMACSGKMELPTIASEASKKGMELIGTGDCTHPKWLEEIKKAAISDEEIRIGNIFFIPTTEIEDIDRVHHLLILPSISKAEELAERIAPFGNLETDGRPSVKLDGCEIAEIAKDLGALIGPCHAFTPWTALYGYHDSLESCYGDMTDYISFVELGLSADSDYADRIEELHRLTFLTNSDAHSPYTNKLAREFTQFNVPDITFDGIKKAILREQGFGATLNIGFFPEEGKYNRSACIKCFTQYTLPEAKASRWRCPRCRGIIKKGVADRVNELADFEEPEHPDYRPPYLHLIPLAEIIQMALGHASVQTKGVKTAWEALVKHFGTEIEALIYAKPETLKIVDDRVVSAILAFRKGDVIIHPGGGGQYGWLELPGSPKAEKSEPAEKSIEEKKKASKIIKREAGKPRTQISFSDLERQKSVETAETYEEIKVGAGTTEPEKENREKSAGQRSLFDF; encoded by the coding sequence ATGAAAGTCAATGCAGACCTCCATCTCCACTCAAAGTACTCGATGGCGTGTTCCGGAAAGATGGAACTACCCACAATTGCGAGTGAAGCCTCAAAAAAAGGGATGGAGCTTATCGGTACAGGGGACTGTACTCATCCGAAGTGGCTGGAAGAGATTAAAAAAGCAGCTATTTCGGACGAAGAGATTCGAATAGGAAATATCTTTTTTATCCCCACTACTGAAATCGAGGATATCGACCGGGTACACCACCTTCTTATTTTACCTTCGATTTCAAAAGCCGAAGAGCTGGCAGAAAGAATTGCTCCTTTCGGGAACCTCGAAACAGATGGGCGCCCATCAGTTAAGCTGGATGGCTGTGAAATTGCAGAGATTGCAAAAGATCTTGGAGCCCTTATAGGCCCCTGTCATGCTTTCACCCCGTGGACTGCTCTTTATGGCTATCACGACAGCCTTGAAAGCTGCTATGGGGATATGACAGATTATATATCTTTTGTAGAACTTGGCCTGAGTGCAGACAGTGATTATGCGGACAGAATAGAGGAACTGCACCGACTGACTTTCCTTACAAACTCTGATGCCCATTCCCCTTATACTAACAAACTGGCAAGGGAATTTACCCAGTTTAATGTACCTGACATCACTTTTGATGGCATCAAGAAAGCCATTCTCAGGGAGCAGGGATTCGGGGCTACTCTGAACATCGGTTTTTTCCCTGAAGAAGGAAAGTACAACCGGTCTGCATGCATCAAATGTTTTACTCAGTATACGCTGCCGGAAGCCAAAGCCAGCAGGTGGCGCTGCCCTAGATGCAGAGGCATTATAAAAAAAGGAGTGGCTGACCGGGTCAATGAACTTGCAGATTTTGAAGAACCTGAGCATCCTGACTACCGTCCTCCTTATCTTCACCTGATCCCTCTTGCAGAGATCATACAGATGGCACTCGGCCATGCAAGCGTCCAGACAAAAGGTGTAAAAACTGCCTGGGAAGCCCTTGTGAAGCATTTCGGAACCGAGATTGAAGCCCTTATCTATGCAAAACCTGAAACCCTGAAAATCGTTGATGATAGGGTAGTAAGCGCAATTCTCGCCTTCAGGAAAGGCGATGTTATAATCCACCCCGGCGGAGGCGGCCAGTATGGTTGGCTCGAATTGCCCGGATCCCCGAAAGCAGAAAAATCAGAACCTGCAGAAAAGAGCATAGAGGAAAAGAAAAAAGCCTCTAAAATAATAAAAAGAGAGGCCGGAAAACCCCGAACTCAGATCTCTTTTTCTGACCTTGAGAGACAAAAATCGGTAGAAACAGCAGAAACTTATGAAGAGATAAAAGTAGGAGCAGGCACAACAGAACCAGAGAAAGAGAATCGAGAAAAGTCTGCAGGTCAGAGGTCACTTTTTGATTTTTAA
- a CDS encoding RNA-guided endonuclease InsQ/TnpB family protein, with protein sequence MSKKKANQVKDFQHKLSKTMVENTRANTIIVGDLDVKQMAQPKVKDGKKQKKTKQKKGLNRSTQGLGNLGRFVQFLTYKAEIIGKRIIRIDEKNTSRKCCYCGKKHDMPTWERVMLCDCGNNIDRDRNSAINIMIRYLSQNALWTGYQQFVDNLRQYRLPDGIEVHTEAK encoded by the coding sequence ATGAGTAAAAAGAAAGCAAATCAAGTAAAGGATTTCCAGCACAAACTATCTAAAACAATGGTTGAGAATACCAGAGCTAATACTATAATTGTTGGGGATTTAGATGTAAAACAAATGGCTCAACCTAAAGTTAAAGATGGTAAAAAACAAAAAAAGACCAAACAAAAGAAAGGTCTAAATCGTTCCACTCAGGGTTTAGGAAATTTAGGTAGATTTGTTCAATTCTTGACCTATAAAGCAGAAATTATAGGTAAACGTATAATAAGAATTGATGAAAAAAACACGTCTAGGAAGTGTTGTTATTGTGGAAAAAAACATGATATGCCTACCTGGGAACGTGTTATGTTATGTGATTGTGGTAACAACATAGATAGAGATAGAAATTCTGCTATCAATATCATGATACGTTATCTATCACAGAATGCCTTGTGGACAGGCTATCAACAATTTGTTGATAATCTTCGACAATACAGGCTTCCCGATGGAATTGAGGTTCATACCGAAGCCAAATGA
- a CDS encoding RNA-guided endonuclease InsQ/TnpB family protein — MQLVKKIRIYPTEEQINVLWELSDKCRVVYNFALADRKDAYDKEKRSVKYTEQQNKLPDFKKRNPEYNVVYSKTLQGILKKLDSSYHSFFTHIKNGDKKARPPNFKGRNYLMTIPYNQSGFKIEDGIITFSHKVSNVPLSFEICNLAEGLNVKQVEIVNDNPYKARGKFFLCIAYDVDIEDTYFDNRNYQAIDLGITKIVTAINTEGKFFEVKTPRPDNYWNPKIDAAKSRKDHCIGVKKRFCKKQEIFENSQSSYKNE, encoded by the coding sequence ATGCAATTAGTGAAGAAAATACGAATCTATCCTACTGAAGAACAGATTAATGTTCTTTGGGAATTATCAGATAAATGTCGGGTAGTGTATAACTTCGCTCTTGCAGATCGAAAGGATGCTTATGATAAGGAAAAACGTTCTGTAAAATATACAGAACAACAAAATAAGCTTCCTGACTTCAAAAAACGTAATCCTGAATATAATGTTGTGTATTCAAAAACGCTTCAAGGGATCTTAAAAAAACTTGATAGTAGCTACCATTCTTTTTTTACCCATATTAAAAATGGAGATAAGAAAGCAAGACCTCCAAATTTCAAAGGTAGAAATTATCTAATGACAATTCCATATAACCAGAGTGGTTTCAAAATTGAAGATGGTATCATTACATTTTCACATAAGGTAAGTAATGTGCCTTTATCCTTTGAAATATGTAACTTAGCTGAAGGTCTCAATGTAAAACAGGTTGAAATCGTTAATGATAATCCCTATAAAGCAAGAGGTAAATTTTTTCTCTGTATTGCTTATGATGTAGATATTGAAGATACTTATTTTGATAATAGGAATTATCAGGCTATTGATTTGGGCATTACAAAAATAGTTACTGCTATCAATACCGAAGGTAAATTCTTTGAAGTAAAAACCCCTAGACCTGACAATTACTGGAATCCAAAAATTGATGCAGCTAAATCCAGAAAGGATCATTGCATTGGTGTTAAAAAAAGGTTCTGCAAAAAGCAGGAGATTTTTGAGAATAGCCAGAGCAGTTACAAAAATGAGTAA
- a CDS encoding rubrerythrin family protein → MSSKDNLKGAFTGESMANRTYLAFAKKADEEGYHQIAKLFRAAAAAETVHAFNHLQRMGGIGTTMDNLKEAVTGETYEFETMYPAFIEEAKKEGDNRALWSFEVANKVERIHASLYEKALEEIGKNKEVDYYVCSVCGHTMEGEPEGNCPICGAPASKFNKID, encoded by the coding sequence ATGAGTTCCAAGGATAACCTTAAGGGTGCATTTACTGGCGAATCAATGGCAAACAGGACATACCTTGCCTTTGCAAAAAAAGCGGATGAAGAAGGATATCATCAGATAGCTAAACTCTTTAGAGCCGCTGCTGCTGCGGAAACAGTCCATGCTTTCAATCACCTCCAGCGTATGGGCGGGATTGGAACCACAATGGACAACTTGAAAGAGGCAGTTACCGGCGAAACATACGAATTTGAGACAATGTACCCCGCATTTATAGAGGAGGCAAAGAAAGAGGGGGACAACAGGGCTCTCTGGAGCTTTGAAGTGGCAAATAAAGTAGAAAGGATCCATGCTAGCCTATATGAAAAAGCCCTGGAAGAAATTGGAAAGAATAAAGAGGTTGATTATTACGTTTGCAGTGTCTGCGGACATACTATGGAAGGAGAACCTGAAGGGAACTGTCCAATTTGTGGAGCACCTGCATCCAAGTTCAACAAAATAGACTAA
- a CDS encoding helix-turn-helix domain-containing protein, with protein sequence MLRGNRYRIYPNKEQKALMEKHFGSCRFVYNKLLEIKSLMYKKFRISLSEFDLNNHLLVLKEVYPWLKEVNAGALQQASRNLNKAFTNFFNFGFGYPQKKKKKDHHFSF encoded by the coding sequence ATGCTTCGAGGTAACAGATACCGAATTTACCCTAATAAGGAGCAAAAAGCTCTTATGGAAAAACACTTTGGTAGCTGTCGTTTTGTCTATAATAAACTCCTTGAAATCAAATCGTTAATGTATAAAAAATTCAGAATAAGTCTCTCGGAGTTTGACCTTAATAATCACCTATTAGTTTTGAAAGAAGTGTATCCCTGGTTGAAAGAAGTTAATGCAGGAGCATTGCAACAAGCAAGTAGAAATCTGAATAAAGCTTTTACAAACTTCTTTAATTTTGGATTTGGGTATCCTCAAAAGAAAAAGAAAAAGGATCACCATTTTTCGTTTTAG
- a CDS encoding RNA-guided endonuclease TnpB family protein yields the protein MPKFGWIKVKMHREISKGSLKTITISRTPTGKYYISFLTNDGDKLPEKQELSHATLIGIDVGVTTFATLSTGEKIDNPKFLKNSLERLKCLQIRVSKKVKGSKNQRKAVYKLAKIHEKISNQRHDFQHKVSNRLISENQAIAVETLNIKGLKKNHKLAQVISDSAWYSFVLKLTYKAEWVGKTILKIGMFEPSSKICNVCGYKLKELSLDVSEWQCPDCKNTHDRDINAAINIKKIAVGTTV from the coding sequence TTGCCTAAGTTTGGTTGGATTAAGGTTAAGATGCATAGGGAAATTAGCAAAGGAAGTTTGAAAACTATAACTATATCCAGAACACCAACAGGAAAATACTACATAAGTTTTCTAACAAATGATGGAGACAAACTTCCCGAAAAACAAGAATTGTCTCATGCTACCTTGATTGGAATAGATGTAGGAGTTACGACTTTCGCTACTCTTTCTACCGGAGAAAAAATTGATAACCCAAAATTCCTGAAAAACTCTCTTGAAAGATTGAAATGTTTGCAAATAAGAGTTTCTAAGAAAGTTAAAGGTTCAAAAAACCAGAGAAAGGCAGTCTATAAACTTGCGAAAATCCACGAAAAAATAAGTAATCAAAGGCATGATTTCCAGCATAAAGTTTCAAATCGGTTAATCAGCGAAAACCAAGCAATAGCCGTTGAAACTCTCAATATTAAAGGATTAAAGAAAAACCACAAATTAGCTCAGGTTATCAGTGATTCAGCATGGTATTCTTTCGTACTGAAATTAACGTACAAAGCTGAATGGGTAGGAAAAACGATACTGAAAATAGGCATGTTTGAACCTTCCTCTAAAATCTGTAATGTTTGTGGTTATAAACTTAAAGAATTAAGTTTAGATGTTAGTGAGTGGCAATGTCCTGATTGCAAAAATACGCATGATAGAGACATTAACGCCGCTATCAATATTAAGAAAATTGCTGTAGGGACTACAGTTTGA
- a CDS encoding prenyltransferase: MNETLKAYLDLTRAHFLPAWPLIFCSGLVLAFANYGGFSWALLIRAALIGLLGFEAGFVLNDYVDRNRDKLDVENTLTKYWRPFKERPLPSGTISSQNAFWMFILLAGITSAMIFTLPYPNSLYVFAIMLYSYGIEAFYQVKKRDQKYPIAQLMGRTDITLFPAAGYLCYGQPDMTMLLYMVFVYPWTMAHLGLNDFIDLENDRVRGMNSIAVLYGAKGAMYWTTGFTLLHFFTAIFFLRELGTIAHYGFLAGFVLLAGANLYLWKEKSPGAGMKILPVYHGTLVIYAVSIILDFFY, encoded by the coding sequence ATGAACGAAACCCTGAAAGCCTACCTCGATCTCACCCGTGCTCATTTCCTCCCCGCCTGGCCCCTTATTTTCTGCTCCGGGCTGGTACTTGCTTTTGCTAATTACGGTGGCTTTTCCTGGGCGCTACTTATCAGGGCTGCGCTGATCGGCCTGCTCGGATTTGAGGCTGGCTTCGTGCTCAACGATTATGTGGACAGAAACAGGGACAAGCTTGATGTGGAGAATACCCTTACAAAGTACTGGAGGCCTTTTAAGGAGAGACCCCTTCCCTCAGGGACCATTTCTTCACAAAATGCCTTCTGGATGTTTATCCTGCTTGCAGGAATTACTTCAGCCATGATCTTCACCCTTCCCTATCCCAATTCTCTCTATGTCTTTGCAATAATGCTGTACTCTTACGGCATTGAGGCTTTTTATCAGGTAAAAAAAAGAGACCAGAAATACCCGATTGCGCAGCTTATGGGAAGAACAGATATTACCCTGTTTCCGGCAGCAGGCTATCTTTGTTACGGGCAGCCGGATATGACCATGCTGCTCTATATGGTTTTTGTCTATCCCTGGACGATGGCTCACCTGGGGTTAAACGACTTTATCGACCTGGAAAACGACCGGGTAAGAGGCATGAACTCGATAGCAGTCCTTTACGGCGCAAAAGGGGCTATGTACTGGACTACAGGTTTTACGCTTCTGCATTTCTTTACAGCTATCTTCTTCCTCAGGGAGCTCGGGACTATTGCTCACTATGGCTTTCTGGCAGGCTTTGTACTCCTTGCAGGGGCAAACCTTTACCTGTGGAAAGAAAAAAGTCCAGGTGCCGGAATGAAGATACTGCCTGTTTACCACGGAACTCTGGTAATCTATGCAGTTTCGATCATCCTTGATTTCTTCTATTAA
- a CDS encoding L-histidine N(alpha)-methyltransferase: MNSEGKARLKQASGKKEKIITISEKSPEEKLYESLKKYEIPDYLLYTGADGTNNWLKLEGYGTFPVARQLKIMLEKNVASIIRFIPACMSLVSVGVGNGEKERVLLEELIKKNRAEKLASEKVSIHYYPVDINNQFVDIALEKVKDLPVEKKGIVGFIEDMPLLKKHWHLPVLFCILGNSFCNYEPEFLLQLVHENLEQGDLFFFDANLIPAQGSGEEEQSARKSILGTYASRENALFNIYPLLQYGMAPEDFDFELLLAHVDSRIGALYRTRKSLNILKDAEIRIGPETIDFKEGDVIRMGFTYKYTYEQVLAFLDICGFEVLKAFLSEDRTNTMILAKKRI; this comes from the coding sequence GTGAACAGTGAAGGAAAAGCGAGATTGAAGCAGGCTTCAGGAAAAAAAGAAAAGATCATAACTATTAGCGAGAAGAGCCCCGAAGAGAAGCTGTATGAGAGCCTGAAAAAGTATGAAATACCCGATTATCTCCTTTATACTGGTGCTGATGGGACAAATAACTGGCTAAAGCTGGAAGGGTACGGGACGTTTCCTGTTGCCCGTCAGCTCAAAATAATGCTTGAGAAGAATGTTGCTTCGATCATCAGATTCATTCCTGCATGCATGAGCCTTGTGAGTGTGGGAGTAGGGAACGGGGAAAAAGAAAGAGTTCTTCTCGAAGAGCTGATAAAGAAAAACCGGGCTGAAAAACTAGCTTCAGAAAAAGTATCAATACATTATTATCCCGTCGACATAAACAACCAGTTTGTAGATATCGCCCTTGAAAAGGTAAAGGACCTGCCTGTAGAAAAGAAAGGGATAGTCGGCTTTATCGAGGACATGCCGCTCCTTAAAAAACACTGGCATCTTCCAGTTCTGTTCTGCATTTTGGGAAACAGCTTTTGCAATTATGAGCCTGAATTCCTTCTTCAGCTCGTCCATGAAAACCTTGAGCAGGGAGACCTGTTCTTTTTCGATGCCAATCTTATCCCTGCACAGGGCTCCGGGGAAGAAGAACAGTCTGCAAGGAAATCCATCCTGGGCACATATGCTTCAAGAGAGAATGCACTCTTCAATATTTATCCCCTGCTTCAGTACGGAATGGCTCCAGAGGACTTTGACTTCGAGCTTTTGCTCGCACATGTGGATTCCAGAATAGGGGCACTGTACAGAACCAGAAAAAGCCTGAATATCCTGAAAGACGCTGAGATCAGGATCGGGCCAGAGACCATAGACTTCAAAGAAGGAGACGTCATCCGCATGGGCTTTACCTACAAATATACATATGAACAGGTTCTCGCTTTTCTGGACATCTGCGGATTTGAGGTTCTCAAGGCTTTCCTGAGTGAAGACAGGACAAATACGATGATCCTTGCAAAAAAACGCATTTGA
- a CDS encoding DUF2298 domain-containing protein: protein MSDYLQVILWFFLIEILGLISIPLAGNAGSRLADRGVSAAKTLGIILVAYFSWVFSYIWGFNRTTILISFLVLCLLSIGLYRKHKIFPERKVLLINELVFLTGFFFFLLVRVYLPKIYMHEKFMDFAFLNAVIRTSSFPPADPWFSGGFLDFYYYFGYLSVGALGKLSAVNPAILFNLAVALTFALSFNLFFGIGYNLTHGKIRYGLLTAGSGMLLGNLQGLIEFVSMYVLKEPVASGYYWSSSRVIPFTINEFPYFTFIHGDLHSHMLAIPFQLLVLLFLLNIYFRKSEKSIFENSLAFITFSIALGFLFPSNSWDFPVYFGLALSVIFVFYYGHYIHNKNLFGSVAEFFKSVILVSFFSFLLYLPFYLSFNPHAARGFDFVVPELRTTIDKFLILFGLFLFLIFSFLVTRLESRRKIGFFILFVGASALLSLTWSIPLLAVLLPLLALSLFLFLKELPERSATGFVFLLIATAAFIALLCEIVYLDDPFSGDFARMNTVFKFYMHLWVFLAIAASYSYYELRLRYWGGSGDRMLLKGAYVKKAWTAVLVLLVISCAVFPVVATFTRIKDMNAEPALDGMEYMNELDRGDYNAIRWMQKNIEGSPVVLEASEDASSYTYTSRVSANTGLPTVIGWASHEWFWGRNPKEVEMRITDVRSIYSTGNEKKTLELMDKYNISYVYIGKLERQMYRVNLDKFENETYFELVFRDSVLIYKLKKNM, encoded by the coding sequence GTGTCAGATTACCTTCAAGTAATTTTATGGTTTTTTCTTATAGAGATCCTGGGTTTGATTTCGATCCCACTTGCTGGAAATGCTGGAAGCAGGTTAGCTGACAGGGGCGTTTCGGCAGCAAAAACTCTGGGAATTATACTTGTCGCCTATTTTTCCTGGGTCTTCTCTTACATATGGGGTTTTAACCGTACTACAATCCTGATCTCATTCCTTGTTCTTTGCCTGCTGTCAATTGGCCTTTATCGGAAACATAAAATATTCCCTGAAAGAAAGGTTCTGCTCATCAATGAACTCGTGTTCCTCACAGGGTTCTTTTTTTTCTTACTTGTACGGGTGTACCTTCCGAAAATATACATGCACGAGAAATTTATGGATTTTGCCTTTTTAAATGCAGTAATAAGGACTTCCTCTTTTCCTCCGGCTGATCCCTGGTTTTCAGGCGGGTTTCTGGATTTTTATTATTATTTCGGGTATCTTTCCGTGGGTGCTCTGGGAAAACTAAGTGCTGTCAACCCTGCCATACTTTTTAACCTGGCAGTTGCACTTACTTTTGCTCTTTCGTTCAACCTCTTTTTCGGCATCGGGTATAACCTTACCCATGGGAAAATCCGGTATGGACTCCTTACTGCCGGTTCCGGGATGCTGCTTGGAAATTTGCAGGGACTTATAGAATTCGTATCCATGTACGTCCTCAAGGAGCCTGTCGCAAGTGGATACTACTGGAGTAGTTCGAGGGTTATTCCTTTTACGATAAACGAGTTTCCTTATTTCACTTTCATACACGGAGACCTGCACTCTCATATGCTTGCAATCCCGTTTCAGTTGCTTGTGCTTTTATTTCTCCTGAATATATATTTCAGAAAAAGTGAGAAATCAATCTTTGAAAACAGCCTGGCATTTATTACATTTTCAATAGCTCTGGGTTTTTTATTTCCGTCCAATTCCTGGGACTTCCCGGTGTACTTCGGCCTGGCACTTTCGGTTATCTTTGTATTTTATTACGGACATTATATTCATAATAAAAATTTATTTGGTTCTGTTGCCGAGTTCTTCAAATCAGTCATTCTCGTTTCTTTCTTCAGCTTCCTGCTGTATTTGCCCTTTTACCTGTCCTTTAATCCACATGCTGCAAGAGGATTTGATTTTGTTGTGCCGGAACTCAGGACTACGATTGATAAGTTCCTTATCCTTTTCGGACTGTTCCTGTTTTTGATTTTCTCTTTTCTTGTAACCCGTCTTGAATCCAGAAGAAAAATCGGATTTTTTATCCTTTTTGTTGGGGCGTCCGCCCTGCTTTCTTTGACATGGTCTATTCCCCTGCTTGCGGTTCTTTTACCCCTGCTTGCCCTTTCTTTGTTTTTATTCCTGAAGGAGCTTCCGGAAAGAAGCGCTACGGGATTTGTATTTCTTCTTATAGCGACAGCTGCCTTCATTGCCCTTCTCTGTGAAATTGTTTACCTTGACGACCCCTTTTCAGGTGATTTTGCCCGTATGAACACGGTTTTCAAATTTTACATGCATTTATGGGTTTTCCTTGCTATTGCTGCCTCTTATTCGTACTACGAACTTCGGCTCCGTTACTGGGGTGGGTCTGGAGATAGAATGCTTTTGAAGGGAGCTTATGTAAAAAAAGCCTGGACAGCTGTACTTGTGTTACTGGTCATTTCCTGTGCCGTTTTTCCTGTAGTAGCAACCTTTACAAGAATAAAAGATATGAATGCTGAGCCTGCTCTTGACGGAATGGAATACATGAATGAACTGGACAGGGGAGATTACAATGCCATACGGTGGATGCAGAAAAATATTGAAGGATCTCCGGTAGTGCTTGAAGCTTCTGAAGATGCTAGCAGTTACACTTATACATCCAGGGTCTCTGCAAATACCGGGCTTCCTACAGTCATCGGGTGGGCAAGCCACGAGTGGTTCTGGGGAAGAAATCCCAAAGAAGTGGAAATGAGGATCACAGACGTTCGCTCGATTTATTCCACTGGCAATGAAAAGAAAACCCTCGAGCTTATGGATAAATATAATATAAGCTATGTGTATATCGGTAAACTTGAACGGCAGATGTATCGCGTAAATCTGGATAAATTCGAGAATGAAACATATTTTGAGCTGGTTTTCCGGGATTCAGTCCTGATATATAAACTAAAGAAAAATATGTAA